A segment of the Lolium perenne isolate Kyuss_39 chromosome 3, Kyuss_2.0, whole genome shotgun sequence genome:
TTGCGGTAGGCCACGCCTCTCCGGCCACCACCCCACTCTCCCGGCTGACGCCACGTACAGCTTCTGGGGTCCTCACCTCCGGACAGCTTCCAGAAACTTCCGGCCATTTCCTGGCCAGGAACGCCCGGCCCGATCCAGCGGCTCCGCGCGCGCCACGTGTACGGTCGCGGCCACGCTGGCGTCTGACGTGGCTCCCCCGCCCCCGACGAAACTGATACGCCCAAATCTCGCTGCCTCCAGCCTCACGCTTGGAAAGCTAGTGAGCGCTGCTCCTCCCTCCCCTGTTCCGCCAAACCAACGCCATCTGCGTTCCTTCTGGCCGCCAGCGAGCGAGCGAGGGCGATCGAGGCGGTGGCCGAGACGGAGGCACTTCCGGCGGCGGTGAGTACGGAGATTCCCGAGGAGATGAACGGCGGCGGCGAAGTGGGTTTAGTAGGGGGAGGGGAGGAGGCTATGGAGGAGGACGGCGCGCAGGGTGCGGGGAGGGGGCAGGTGGTGCTGATGTGGGGGTACCTCCCCGGCGTCTCGCCGCAGCGCTCGCCGATGCTGGGCCCCGTGCCCGTCAGGCTGCCcccggcggcggccggcgacgaGTGGAGGGACGTCTGCGGCGGAGGGTGCGGCTTCGCCATGGCCATCTCCGGTGACGCATCTCGCTTTCCCCCTTCCCATTTTTCGCTTTCTCGTTCTTCCAGTTTATTCGTTGATTCGTTGGTTGGTTGGCTCTTCCCGTTTCCTGCGTAGATCTACTGCCTACTGGCTGGGTGTGCCGTTCCTGTGGGTTTGCTTGTAGGATTGCGGCCTGACGAGTGATGAAGGAGCATTTTGCGTCGCAAGTACTTTGTACCACTAGTACCGTGTTGAAATTTTTCTGAAACTGGGAGTCTGGGATGCATTTGAAACAGCTGACTGAAATTGCATTTTCAAGGGTGGTTGGGTTTTGCACGACAGTTGGTTTGGCCTTGAGGTGTCTCTCGTCAATCATTTTAGCAAGCTTGCGGTGGGTTGCCTAGTCTGATTATGCTGTAGGTACAAGTGTTTGTCCATTTCTTAGAGGTGAGCGAATGTGTATATTTGGGATTTGTTACGCCGACTGCCAAATATTTCCGATTTTTTTGGACCCTTGTTCAGATTTCTCAGTGGTGAGCGAATGTGTGTGTTTTGGATTTCGTTTTAGCGAGAAAAAACTGAGACATGGATCGTTCTGTCGACGTGGGTTTTGTTCTCTTGAGTGCAGAGAAAATGAGAGGAGCCCGTAGTTAGATTTGTCGAACAGACTTTGTTTCTGATTTTTCTGGTGATGCACGCATGGATCAAACCATTACTGGTGCGATAGAAGCAGGAGGGCGGAGAAAGGGCCTCATATTCTTGGACTGTCTATTCAAATCCTTCCTTTGTTTGAACATTACTGGTCATTTGCTCTCTTTTTTTGACATGATGAATTTGCTCTTTTGTTAGTTGCAAATTTCCACAGAATTTCAGATGTTCAAATCAGCGTTTAAAAATTCAGACTAACTACCTTACAAGGCTGTCTTGGTTAATGTGACCAAGTTCTAATCATCATGTATTTTCCATTTGCTTTAGAGTCCGGAAAACTCCTCACCTGGGGCTCTACTGACGATATGGGTCAAAGTTATGTGACTGCTGGGAAGCACGAGGTAAAGCTAACATGTTTGTTGCCTTTGCTCTCGTCTGCACGACCAGTATACTCGGATGACAAACATTACTAACGGAGTATCTTGTGCCTCTCAGGAGACTCCAGAGGCTTTTCCTCTTCCTAGTGATGTTGCGATTGTGAGGGCTGACGCTGGGTGGGCTCACTGTGTTGCAATAACAGGTATACGGCTAATCAGAGATGCAAAACTTCGGAGAGAGCTCATAGTTTTGGTATTCGTACTCTTCTCATGAATGTTATGCGGGACCAGATGAAGGGGTTGTCTATACATGGGGTTGGAAAGAATGTGTCCCAACTGGAAGGATCGTCGCAGAACAATCTTCAGTTGGAACTTTGGAGAAGGATGGAAGACAGAGCGCAACTGCCAATGACCAAGGTTGTGACGCATGCCACCTAACCTTTTTCAGCTCATATAAGCTTCCCTCTAGCACTCATTacaaatatactccctccggttccaaAATTATTGAAGTTCTAGGTTTGTCCTAAGTCAAACATCTTTATGTTTTTACCCAAATTATAAGAAAATGTGTTAATATCTACAGCGTTTATATACTATGAAAGTATATTCTATGATGAATCTAAAAGAACTAAATTGGGTGGTAGATGTTGATGTATTTTCCTACAAACTTTGTCAAAGTTAATATAATTTGATTTACTGAAACCAAGAATTTCAATTATTTTGGAACGGATGGAGTATCATATAACAAAGGTAATTCCTTGCAGTCAGCCCCAAGTCACAGGTGTCTAGGACAAGCAGCGGAGCGGCATCTGGTCCTTCTGAAAGTAGAGGTACCGAGGATAGCACAAAGAGACGCCGGTTATCTTCAGCAAAACAGGCACAAGACAGTTCGACATCTAATGATGAAAACCTTTCCGCACCACCTTGTATCGTCACATTTAATACTGGAGTGAAAATATCAGCAGTAGCTGCTGGTGGTCGGCATACATTAGCACTATCAGGTA
Coding sequences within it:
- the LOC127344466 gene encoding uncharacterized protein; the protein is MNGGGEVGLVGGGEEAMEEDGAQGAGRGQVVLMWGYLPGVSPQRSPMLGPVPVRLPPAAAGDEWRDVCGGGCGFAMAISESGKLLTWGSTDDMGQSYVTAGKHEETPEAFPLPSDVAIVRADAGWAHCVAITDEGVVYTWGWKECVPTGRIVAEQSSVGTLEKDGRQSATANDQVSPKSQVSRTSSGAASGPSESRGTEDSTKRRRLSSAKQAQDSSTSNDENLSAPPCIVTFNTGVKISAVAAGGRHTLALSDFGQVWGWGYGGEGQLGLGSRIRTVSSPHPIPCIESASYGKDRPAAMKGNKNAEGHITKVMGNRVNSIACGGRHSVAVTDSGALLAFGWGLYGQCGQGNTDDVLSPTCVSSILGVKMQDVAAGLWHTVCISADGGVYSFGGNQFGQLGIGSDQAETIPKLVEAPSLEDKNARSVSCGARHSAIITDEGEVFCWGWNKYGQLGLGDSMDRNVPCMVPVEAYRPLNVSCGWWHTLVLAESPT